A genome region from Streptomyces sp. S4.7 includes the following:
- the tuf gene encoding elongation factor Tu, which produces MPKTAYVRTKPHLNIGTMGHVDHGKTTLTAAITKVLSERGTGTFVPFDRIDRAPEEAARGITINISHVEYETDTRHYAHIDMPGHADYIKNMVTGAAQLDGAILVVSALDGIMPQTAEHVLLARQVGVDHIVVALNKADASDDELTDLVELEVRELLSAHGYGGESVPVVRVSGLRALEGDPRWTDAVQALLDAVDTYVPIPVRYTDAPFLLPVENVLTITGRGTVVTGAVERGTVRVGDRIEVLGAGSGPQFSTVTSLETFGKPMEFAEAGDNVALLLRGVPRDAIRRGHVVAAPDSTVPSRRFTARVYVLSAKEGGRTTPVTTGYRPQFYIRTADVVGDIDLGELAVARPGDTVSLTVELGRDVPVESGLGFAIREGGRTVGAGTVTELI; this is translated from the coding sequence ATGCCCAAGACGGCATACGTGCGCACCAAGCCGCACCTCAACATCGGCACCATGGGCCATGTCGACCACGGCAAGACCACCCTGACCGCGGCCATCACCAAGGTCCTCAGCGAGCGCGGGACCGGCACGTTCGTGCCGTTCGACCGGATCGACCGGGCCCCCGAGGAGGCCGCCCGCGGCATCACCATCAACATCTCGCACGTCGAGTACGAGACGGACACCCGGCACTACGCGCACATCGACATGCCCGGCCACGCCGACTACATCAAGAACATGGTCACCGGCGCGGCGCAGCTCGACGGCGCCATCCTCGTCGTGTCCGCGCTCGACGGGATCATGCCGCAGACCGCCGAGCACGTCCTGCTCGCCCGTCAGGTCGGCGTCGACCACATCGTCGTCGCCCTCAACAAGGCGGACGCGAGCGACGACGAACTGACCGACCTGGTCGAGCTGGAAGTGCGCGAACTGCTCAGCGCGCACGGGTACGGCGGGGAGAGCGTCCCCGTCGTCCGGGTCTCCGGACTCCGGGCGCTGGAGGGCGACCCGCGCTGGACGGACGCCGTGCAGGCGCTGCTCGACGCCGTCGACACGTACGTCCCGATCCCCGTCAGGTACACCGACGCGCCGTTCCTGCTCCCGGTGGAGAACGTCCTGACCATCACCGGGCGCGGCACGGTCGTCACCGGCGCCGTCGAGCGCGGCACGGTCCGTGTCGGCGACCGTATCGAGGTGCTCGGCGCCGGGTCCGGGCCGCAGTTCAGTACGGTCACCTCGCTGGAGACCTTCGGGAAGCCGATGGAGTTCGCCGAGGCGGGCGACAACGTCGCCCTGCTGCTGCGCGGTGTGCCACGCGACGCGATCCGCCGGGGCCATGTGGTGGCCGCGCCGGACAGCACCGTGCCGAGCAGGCGGTTCACCGCGCGGGTGTACGTCCTGTCGGCGAAGGAGGGCGGACGTACGACACCGGTGACGACGGGGTATCGGCCGCAGTTCTACATCCGCACGGCGGACGTGGTCGGTGACATCGACCTCGGCGAGCTCGCCGTCGCGCGGCCCGGTGACACGGTCTCCCTGACCGTGGAGCTGGGCAGGGACGTGCCGGTGGAGTCCGGGCTCGGCTTCGCGATCCGCGAGGGCGGGCGCACGGTCGGCGCGGGCACGGTGACCGAGCTGATCTGA
- a CDS encoding DNA alkylation repair protein, whose product MTLAPPPSDLADTVLARLVVGYATAADPVRAERSAAYLKGVAPFLGIPAPQRRALSRQVLDALPRPDERDCVAIALRCWELPEREYQYFAVDYLRRHVGRLSSGFLPVVRHLVSTVSWWDTVDALAAHLAGGLVAADRALAAELDTWIADENMWIARTALLHQLTYKDATDTERLFGYCLRQSGHPDFFIRKAIGWCLREYAKTDPAAVRDFVEDARDRLSPLSVREALKNL is encoded by the coding sequence ATGACCCTCGCACCGCCGCCCAGCGATCTCGCCGACACCGTGCTGGCACGGCTCGTCGTCGGTTACGCCACAGCGGCCGATCCGGTACGGGCCGAGCGGTCCGCCGCGTATCTCAAGGGCGTGGCCCCCTTCCTCGGCATCCCCGCGCCCCAACGCCGCGCGCTGTCACGGCAGGTGCTCGACGCGCTGCCGCGTCCCGACGAGAGGGACTGCGTGGCGATCGCCCTGCGCTGCTGGGAGCTGCCCGAGCGGGAGTACCAGTACTTCGCGGTCGACTACCTCCGCCGTCACGTCGGCCGTCTGTCGTCCGGCTTCCTCCCCGTCGTCCGGCATCTCGTCTCCACGGTCTCCTGGTGGGACACCGTCGACGCCCTCGCCGCCCATCTCGCCGGCGGTCTCGTCGCCGCCGACCGCGCGCTCGCGGCCGAGCTGGACACCTGGATCGCGGACGAGAACATGTGGATCGCGCGCACCGCGCTGCTGCACCAGCTCACCTACAAGGACGCGACCGACACCGAGCGGCTGTTCGGCTACTGCCTCCGGCAGTCCGGGCACCCCGACTTCTTCATCCGCAAGGCGATCGGCTGGTGCCTGCGCGAGTACGCCAAGACCGACCCGGCCGCCGTCCGGGACTTCGTCGAGGACGCCCGCGACCGGCTCTCCCCGCTCTCCGTGCGCGAGGCCCTGAAGAACCTCTGA
- a CDS encoding TVP38/TMEM64 family protein has product MLDPVDRPSAGLTVRCTRVLLSPWSRLSLLVLLLACAGTAVLVYEPQRFVSAGWPQLSGGAAVVLFAAAYGVCTAAFVPRPLLNLAAGALFGTQLGLPAAIAGTVLGAGIAFGLGRFLGQEALRPLLRGRWLTAADGQLSRHGFRSMMAVRLFPGVPFVAANYCAAVSKMGWPPFLLATGIGCVPNTAAYVIAGCEAGSPTSPAFLLAMGFIVLTGAGAGLLAWLKRHRLRPASPTPTEARVPEPVA; this is encoded by the coding sequence ATGCTCGACCCTGTCGACAGGCCGTCCGCCGGCCTCACGGTCCGCTGTACGAGGGTGCTGCTCTCACCCTGGTCCAGGCTCTCCCTCCTCGTGCTCCTGCTGGCGTGCGCGGGGACCGCTGTGCTGGTCTACGAGCCGCAGAGATTCGTCTCGGCCGGCTGGCCGCAGCTGAGCGGCGGCGCGGCAGTGGTGCTGTTCGCCGCCGCTTACGGGGTGTGCACGGCGGCCTTCGTGCCGCGTCCGCTGCTCAACCTCGCCGCGGGCGCCCTGTTCGGTACGCAGCTCGGCCTCCCCGCGGCGATCGCGGGAACGGTGCTGGGCGCGGGCATCGCCTTCGGCCTCGGCCGCTTCCTCGGTCAGGAGGCGCTGCGTCCGCTGCTGCGGGGCCGCTGGCTGACGGCGGCCGACGGGCAGTTGAGCCGGCACGGCTTCCGCTCGATGATGGCGGTACGGCTGTTCCCCGGAGTCCCGTTCGTGGCCGCCAACTACTGTGCGGCGGTGTCGAAGATGGGCTGGCCGCCGTTCCTGCTGGCGACGGGCATCGGCTGCGTCCCGAACACGGCGGCGTACGTGATCGCGGGGTGCGAGGCGGGATCGCCGACATCGCCCGCGTTCCTGCTGGCCATGGGGTTCATCGTGCTGACGGGGGCCGGGGCGGGGCTGCTGGCCTGGTTGAAGCGCCACCGGCTGCGTCCGGCGAGCCCGACGCCCACGGAGGCCAGGGTCCCGGAGCCGGTCGCCTGA
- a CDS encoding enoyl-CoA hydratase/isomerase family protein, with protein MTERPPTEDETVLARRDGRVGRLTLNRPRALNALTHAMVSRIGAALTVWERDPDVHAVVIDGAGGRGLCAGGDIRAIHEDARTGGSASPAFWRDEYRLNARIARCPMPYVAFMDGIVMGGGVGLSAHGDVRIVTERSRVAMPETGIGLVPDVGGTYLLSRAPGELGTHLALTGAAVGAADAILCGLADHYVPSERLAELAGRLADSDVPVAVRRHASAPPEGELAAAREWIDACYAADSVEEIVDRLFADGHHGAKQTAETILTKSPTALKATLAAVRRARTAGTLEEVLDVEYRASCAALRTPDLVEGIRAQVIDKDRMPKWVPGELGAVTPADVARFSAVPPGGDLGLSGALS; from the coding sequence ATGACCGAACGACCTCCTACGGAGGACGAGACCGTCCTCGCACGCCGCGACGGACGCGTGGGGCGGCTCACGCTCAACCGGCCGCGCGCGCTCAACGCCCTCACCCACGCCATGGTGTCGCGCATCGGCGCGGCGCTCACCGTGTGGGAGCGGGACCCGGACGTGCACGCGGTGGTCATCGACGGCGCCGGCGGGCGTGGACTGTGCGCGGGCGGCGACATCCGGGCCATCCACGAGGACGCGCGTACGGGCGGTTCGGCGTCGCCCGCGTTCTGGCGCGACGAGTACCGCCTCAACGCCCGGATCGCGCGCTGTCCGATGCCATACGTCGCCTTCATGGACGGCATCGTCATGGGCGGCGGGGTGGGCCTCTCGGCACACGGCGACGTCCGGATCGTCACCGAACGCTCCCGTGTCGCCATGCCCGAGACCGGTATCGGTCTCGTGCCGGACGTCGGCGGCACGTACCTGCTCTCCCGGGCACCCGGCGAACTCGGTACGCATCTTGCCCTCACCGGCGCGGCGGTGGGCGCCGCCGACGCGATCCTCTGCGGGCTCGCCGACCACTACGTGCCCTCCGAACGGCTGGCCGAACTGGCGGGCCGACTCGCCGACTCGGACGTGCCGGTGGCCGTACGGCGCCACGCGTCGGCGCCGCCCGAGGGGGAGTTGGCCGCCGCCCGTGAGTGGATCGACGCGTGCTACGCCGCCGACTCGGTCGAGGAGATCGTGGACCGGCTCTTCGCCGACGGGCACCACGGGGCGAAGCAGACGGCGGAGACCATCCTGACGAAGTCACCGACCGCGCTGAAGGCGACGTTGGCCGCCGTACGGCGGGCGCGGACGGCCGGGACACTGGAAGAGGTGCTGGACGTCGAGTACCGGGCGTCGTGCGCGGCGCTGCGGACACCGGATCTGGTGGAGGGGATCAGGGCGCAGGTGATCGACAAGGACCGCATGCCGAAGTGGGTGCCGGGAGAGCTGGGCGCGGTCACGCCGGCGGACGTGGCGCGCTTCTCGGCGGTGCCGCCGGGCGGGGACCTGGGGCTGTCGGGCGCGCTCTCCTGA
- the meaB gene encoding methylmalonyl Co-A mutase-associated GTPase MeaB: MTARTGIDIDTYTKGVLDGSRSAVARAITLVESTRADHRELAQRLLTALLPYSGTARRIGISGVPGVGKSTFIDALGTMLTGLGHRVAVLAVDPSSSRTGGSILGDKTRMERLSVDPAAFVRPSPTAGTLGGVAKATRETIIVMEAAGYDVVLVETVGVGQSETAVANMVDSFLLLSLARTGDQLQGIKKGVLELADLIAVNKADGPHERDARSAARELAGALRLMHPADAAWTPPVLSCSAREGTGLDTVWERLEQHRKVLDTSGRLQHKRSDQQVDWTWSMVRDHLLDRLRSHPGVRHLAPALEQQVREGSLTATLAAERIVEALDLPAGGVDR, from the coding sequence GTGACAGCTCGGACCGGCATCGACATCGACACCTACACCAAAGGGGTGCTCGACGGCTCCCGTTCGGCCGTCGCGCGCGCCATCACCCTCGTGGAGTCCACCAGGGCCGACCACCGGGAACTCGCGCAGCGGCTCCTGACCGCGCTGCTGCCGTACTCCGGCACGGCGCGCAGGATCGGCATCAGCGGCGTACCCGGCGTCGGCAAGTCCACCTTCATCGACGCCCTCGGCACGATGCTCACCGGCCTCGGGCACCGGGTCGCCGTCCTGGCCGTCGACCCGTCGTCCAGCAGGACCGGCGGCTCCATCCTGGGCGACAAGACCCGTATGGAACGCCTGTCCGTCGACCCGGCGGCCTTCGTCCGGCCCTCACCCACGGCCGGCACCCTGGGCGGCGTCGCCAAGGCCACCCGCGAGACGATCATCGTCATGGAGGCGGCGGGCTACGACGTGGTCCTCGTCGAGACCGTCGGCGTGGGCCAGTCGGAGACCGCCGTCGCCAACATGGTCGACTCCTTCCTCCTGCTGAGCCTCGCCCGTACCGGCGACCAGCTCCAGGGAATCAAGAAGGGCGTCCTCGAACTGGCGGACCTCATCGCCGTCAACAAGGCCGACGGGCCGCACGAGCGCGACGCCCGGTCCGCCGCGCGTGAACTCGCGGGCGCGCTGCGCCTGATGCACCCCGCCGACGCCGCGTGGACACCGCCGGTGCTCAGTTGCAGCGCCCGCGAGGGCACCGGTCTCGACACCGTATGGGAGCGCCTGGAGCAGCACAGGAAGGTCCTCGACACCAGCGGACGCCTCCAGCACAAGCGCAGCGACCAGCAGGTCGACTGGACCTGGTCGATGGTCAGGGACCACCTGCTGGACCGGCTGCGCAGCCATCCGGGCGTACGCCACCTGGCTCCCGCGCTCGAACAGCAGGTGCGGGAGGGCTCGTTGACGGCGACGCTGGCCGCCGAGCGGATCGTCGAGGCGCTGGACCTGCCGGCCGGGGGAGTGGACCGATGA